A DNA window from Kitasatospora atroaurantiaca contains the following coding sequences:
- the thiO gene encoding glycine oxidase ThiO has product MARTGTDVLVIGGGIIGLGLAWRAAQRGLAVTVVDPAPGGGAAQVAAGMLAPVTELQYGEEPLLRLGMASNERYAAFAAELTEASGLDTGYRQTGTLAVALDSDDREELRELHRFHQRLGLASQWLTGRECRKLEPMLAPGVRGGLHVSDDHQVDGRRLCRALVEACTRAGVGFHRTSAAELLLTDGRASGVRLEDGGQLTADQIVLAAGPHSHLLPGLPEGVLPAIRPVKGQILRLRIPASYAPFLSRNVRAVVRGQHIYLVPRADGELVIGATSEEQGYDTTVTAGGVYELLRDAHELVPGLTELPLVETSAGLRPGSPDNAPLLGPTALPGLVAATGHYRNGVLLTPVTADLLAEYLTTGVTPELAAPFSPSRFSSKVAA; this is encoded by the coding sequence GTGGCACGCACCGGCACAGACGTTCTCGTGATCGGCGGCGGCATCATCGGCCTAGGCCTCGCCTGGCGCGCCGCCCAGCGCGGACTGGCGGTCACCGTGGTCGACCCGGCGCCCGGCGGCGGCGCCGCCCAGGTCGCGGCGGGCATGCTCGCCCCCGTCACCGAGCTCCAGTACGGCGAGGAACCGCTGCTGCGGCTCGGCATGGCCTCCAACGAGCGGTACGCGGCGTTCGCCGCCGAGCTGACCGAGGCCAGCGGCCTCGACACCGGCTACCGGCAGACCGGCACGCTCGCCGTCGCCCTGGACTCCGACGACCGCGAGGAACTGCGCGAACTGCACCGGTTCCACCAGCGGCTCGGCCTCGCATCGCAGTGGCTGACCGGCCGCGAGTGCCGCAAGCTCGAGCCGATGCTGGCGCCCGGGGTCCGCGGCGGCCTGCACGTGAGCGACGACCACCAGGTGGACGGGCGGCGGCTGTGCAGGGCGCTGGTCGAGGCCTGCACCCGGGCCGGCGTCGGGTTCCACCGGACCTCCGCCGCCGAGCTGCTGCTCACCGACGGCCGCGCGAGCGGCGTCCGCCTCGAGGACGGCGGACAGCTGACCGCCGATCAGATCGTGCTCGCCGCAGGCCCGCACAGCCACCTGCTCCCCGGCCTGCCCGAGGGCGTGCTGCCCGCCATCCGGCCGGTCAAGGGCCAGATCCTGCGGCTGCGCATCCCGGCCTCGTACGCGCCGTTCCTCTCCCGCAACGTCCGGGCCGTGGTGCGCGGACAGCACATCTACCTGGTGCCGCGCGCCGACGGCGAGCTGGTGATCGGCGCGACCAGCGAGGAGCAGGGCTACGACACCACGGTGACCGCCGGAGGCGTCTACGAGCTGCTGCGCGACGCCCACGAGCTGGTCCCCGGGCTCACCGAACTGCCGCTCGTCGAGACCAGCGCCGGGCTGCGGCCCGGCTCTCCGGACAACGCCCCGCTGCTCGGCCCCACCGCCCTGCCCGGCCTGGTGGCAGCCACCGGCCACTACCGCAACGGCGTCCTCCTCACCCCGGTGACGGCGGACCTGCTCGCCGAGTACCTGACCACCGGCGTGACACCCGAACTCGCCGCCCCCTTCTCCCCCAGCCGCTTCAGCTCGAAGGTCGCCGCATGA
- a CDS encoding thiazole synthase gives MADDVLTIAGTTFGSRLIMGTGGAPSLEILEQALRVSGTELTTVAMRRVDPGTQGSVLDVLTRNGIRILPNTAGCFTAGEAVLTARLAREALGTDWVKLEVIADERTLLPDPIELLDAAETLVDDGFTVLPYTNDDPVLARKLEDVGCAAIMPLGSPIGSGLGIRNPHNFQLIVESAGVPVVLDAGAGTASDVALAMELGCSAVMLASAVTRAQDPVLMADAMRRATEAGRLAYRAGRIPRRFHAEASSAMAGRADLDHRERPAF, from the coding sequence GTGGCGGACGACGTTCTCACCATCGCCGGCACCACCTTCGGCTCCCGCCTGATCATGGGCACCGGCGGCGCGCCGAGCCTGGAGATCCTGGAGCAGGCCCTGCGGGTCTCCGGCACCGAGCTGACCACCGTCGCGATGCGACGGGTCGACCCGGGCACCCAGGGGTCCGTCCTGGACGTGCTCACCCGCAACGGCATCCGGATCCTGCCGAACACCGCCGGCTGCTTCACCGCCGGCGAGGCCGTCCTGACGGCCCGGCTCGCCCGCGAGGCGCTCGGCACCGACTGGGTGAAGCTGGAGGTCATCGCGGACGAGCGGACCCTGCTGCCGGACCCCATCGAGCTGCTGGACGCCGCCGAGACGCTGGTCGACGACGGCTTCACGGTGCTGCCGTACACCAACGACGACCCGGTGCTGGCGCGGAAGCTGGAGGACGTCGGCTGCGCGGCGATCATGCCGCTGGGCTCGCCGATCGGCTCGGGCCTCGGCATCCGCAACCCGCACAACTTCCAGCTGATCGTCGAGAGTGCGGGTGTCCCGGTTGTCCTGGACGCGGGTGCGGGCACCGCGTCCGACGTGGCGCTCGCCATGGAGCTGGGCTGCTCGGCGGTCATGCTGGCCTCCGCCGTGACGCGGGCCCAGGACCCGGTGCTGATGGCCGACGCGATGCGGCGCGCCACCGAGGCCGGCCGCCTCGCCTACCGGGCCGGCCGCATCCCCCGCCGCTTCCACGCCGAAGCCTCCTCCGCAATGGCCGGCCGCGCCGACCTCGACCACCGCGAACGCCCCGCCTTCTGA
- a CDS encoding NAD(P)/FAD-dependent oxidoreductase produces MAGAQCALTLRQGGWQGRITLVGEEPHLPYDRPPLSKDVLLGKSDTTAFDIDWHHLGIELLPGRRATGLEPGVLHTDAGELPYGGLVIATGAEAVALPGAAGAQVLRTVDDALALRARLVPSARVALVGAGWIGAETATVARQLGCEVTVIEAGPTPLPGALPAELGALMTDWYAAAGVELRCGVGVAAVEPGAVLLADGARVPADEVVVGIGARPATGWLAGSAVELDAAGAILVDEHLRTSAPDVWAAGDCVSYPSARSGTRLTVQHWDHALQSGRAAAAAVLGAGEPYDPVPYFWSEQFGRMVQYAGRHAGAEELIRRGSAADASWTVLWLREGRLVGLLTVDRPRDLNQGRRLIERGAVLDRALAADPSVQLKATVA; encoded by the coding sequence ATGGCGGGCGCGCAGTGCGCGCTCACGCTGCGGCAGGGGGGCTGGCAGGGGCGGATCACCCTGGTCGGCGAGGAGCCGCACCTGCCGTACGACCGGCCGCCGCTCTCCAAGGACGTGCTGCTCGGCAAGAGCGACACCACCGCCTTCGACATCGACTGGCACCATCTCGGCATCGAGCTGCTGCCCGGCCGCCGTGCCACCGGCCTGGAGCCCGGCGTGCTGCACACCGACGCCGGTGAACTCCCGTACGGCGGACTGGTGATCGCCACCGGTGCCGAGGCCGTCGCCCTGCCCGGGGCCGCCGGTGCCCAGGTGCTGCGGACGGTCGACGACGCGCTCGCCCTGCGTGCCCGCCTGGTGCCCAGCGCCCGGGTCGCGCTGGTCGGGGCCGGCTGGATCGGCGCCGAGACGGCGACCGTGGCCCGGCAGCTGGGCTGCGAGGTGACGGTGATCGAGGCCGGTCCGACCCCGCTGCCGGGTGCCCTGCCCGCGGAACTGGGCGCGCTGATGACCGACTGGTACGCGGCCGCCGGGGTCGAGCTTCGCTGCGGTGTCGGGGTGGCGGCCGTGGAGCCGGGAGCGGTGCTGCTCGCCGACGGTGCCCGGGTGCCCGCCGACGAGGTGGTGGTCGGTATCGGGGCCCGCCCGGCCACCGGCTGGCTGGCCGGCAGCGCGGTCGAGCTCGATGCGGCCGGCGCGATCCTGGTCGACGAGCACCTGCGCACCAGCGCCCCGGACGTCTGGGCGGCCGGCGACTGCGTCTCGTACCCCTCGGCCCGCTCCGGCACCCGGCTGACCGTCCAGCACTGGGACCACGCGCTGCAGTCCGGCCGGGCGGCGGCGGCCGCCGTCCTGGGCGCCGGGGAGCCGTACGACCCGGTGCCGTACTTCTGGTCGGAGCAGTTCGGCCGCATGGTCCAGTACGCCGGACGGCACGCCGGGGCCGAGGAGCTGATCCGGCGCGGCTCGGCGGCCGACGCGTCCTGGACGGTGCTCTGGCTGCGCGAGGGCCGCCTGGTCGGCCTGCTCACGGTCGACCGCCCGCGTGACCTCAACCAGGGCCGTCGCCTGATCGAACGCGGCGCGGTGCTGGACCGGGCGTTGGCCGCCGACCCGTCGGTGCAGTTGAAGGCCACTGTCGCGTAG
- the thiS gene encoding sulfur carrier protein ThiS produces MNDIPLTVNGEPREVPPATTLAEVVAELSASPTGVAAALNETVVPRSAWPATGLSAGDRIEILTAVQGG; encoded by the coding sequence ATGAACGACATCCCGCTCACCGTCAACGGCGAACCCCGCGAGGTGCCGCCCGCGACCACGCTCGCCGAGGTGGTGGCCGAGCTGAGCGCCTCGCCGACCGGCGTGGCCGCCGCGCTCAACGAGACCGTCGTGCCGCGCAGCGCCTGGCCGGCGACCGGGCTCAGCGCGGGCGACCGCATCGAGATCCTCACCGCCGTCCAGGGAGGCTGA
- a CDS encoding Rv2175c family DNA-binding protein, which produces MSEIESKIEALVPAWLYLPDISEQWGVPVTEVRDMVRSGKLIAVRRGPNKSLQVPAAFIDGPGLVKHLSGTLTLLRDCKFTDEEILEWLFTEQPSLPGTPIQALVENRGTEVKRRAQAELI; this is translated from the coding sequence GTGAGCGAGATCGAGTCCAAGATTGAAGCCCTTGTCCCGGCATGGCTGTACCTGCCCGACATCTCCGAGCAGTGGGGAGTACCCGTCACCGAAGTCCGCGACATGGTGCGGTCGGGGAAGCTGATCGCCGTCCGGCGCGGCCCCAACAAGTCCCTGCAGGTCCCGGCCGCCTTCATCGACGGCCCCGGCCTGGTGAAGCACCTCTCCGGCACGCTGACCCTGTTGCGGGACTGCAAGTTCACCGACGAGGAGATCCTGGAGTGGCTCTTCACCGAGCAGCCGTCGCTGCCCGGCACTCCGATCCAGGCGCTGGTCGAGAACCGCGGCACCGAGGTGAAGCGCCGGGCCCAGGCGGAGCTGATCTGA